A stretch of Lepisosteus oculatus isolate fLepOcu1 chromosome 11, fLepOcu1.hap2, whole genome shotgun sequence DNA encodes these proteins:
- the LOC102685736 gene encoding adhesion G protein-coupled receptor E1-like, which yields MEINLTGIAMNNNRSAAVTFMSFTGMEKHLSASFLKTDNQTEMFSDVIAAMLPKTKITDLSEPVSFTIKHKKSKTEGGLMTCVYWNDAGQDKFWSVEGCTANYSNENYTVCICNHLSTFALIMQMKDESGSNNLLEWINNIAVILGLAFFACAIITFIFCSWSAKVNNTARLNLCFCLFLAQLLFLVGASHTENKALCSVIAGALHFLFLASFVWMLLEALQLFLLVRSLAQVKVIHKEGLHSAYLLLIGYSIPTVVVGVSAGVFPEGYGSGQICWLKQENNFRWTFLGPVCFILTINLFLFCAIIWHLRLTLVHMKSDISKIKDTRIIVFKSVTQFVILGCSWILGFFQGSTLLSYLFTVLNSQQGTFIFIVHCLLNREVREEYKKWFSCLCVKQGV from the exons ATGGAAATCAACCTGACAGGGATTGCTATGAACAACAATA GATCTGCAGCTGTAACTTTTATGTCCTTTACTGGAATGGAGAAACATTTAAGTGCCTCCTTCCTCAAGACTGACAATCAGACAGAAATGTTTTCGGATGTCATTGCAGCAATGTTacccaaaacaaaaatcacagatCTTTCAGAGCCAGTTAGTTTCACAATTAAGCACAAGAAG TCAAAGACAGAAGGTGGGCTCATGACCTGTGTCTACTGGAATGATGCAGGACAGGATAAGTTCTGGTCTGTGGAAGGATGCACAGCAAACTACTCAAATGAAAATTACACAGTGTGCATCTGCAACCATCTCTCCACCTTTGCTCTCATAATGCAAATGAAAGATGAAAGTGGG AGTAACAACTTGCTGGAATGGATCAACAATATTGCTGTGATCCTAGGCCTGGCATTTTTTGCCTGTGCCATTATAACCTTTATTTTCTGCAGCTGGAGTGCAAAAGTCAACAACACGGCTCGCCTCAACCTCTGCTTCTGCCTCTTCCTGGCTCAGCTACTTTTTCTGGTGGGAGCATCACACACTGAGAATAAG GCATTGTGTTCAGTTATAGCTGGCGCCCTGCATTTTCTCTTCCTGGCCAGTTTTGTGTGGATGTTACTGGAGGCCCTCCAGCTCTTCCTGCTGGTGAGAAGCCTGGCACAAGTGAAGGTCATCCACAAAGAGGGGCTGCATTCTGCTTACCTTTTGCTGATTGGGTACAGCATCCCTACTGTTGTAGTTGGTGTATCTGCTGGAGTGTTTCCTGAGGGCTATGGAAGTGGTCAAAT CTGCTGGCTGAAACAAGAAAATAACTTCAGGTGGACTTTTCTGGGCCCCGTGTGCTTTATTCTCACA AtcaacttgtttttgttttgtgcaattATCTGGCATCTCAGATTAACTCTGGTTCACATGAAGAGTGACATCTCCAAAATTAAAGACACCAG GATAatagttttcaaatctgttACCCAATTTGTCATACTGGGCTGCAGCTGGATCTTGGGCTTCTTCCAAGGTTCCACTCTGCTATCGTATTTGTTTACTGTACTAAACTCGCAACAGGggactttcattttcattgtacACTGCCTGCTCAACAGAGAG gtGAGAGAGGAGTACAAGAAATGGTTCTCTTGTCTTTGTGTAAAGCAAGGGGTTTGA